The following DNA comes from Ignavibacteriales bacterium.
TTTTATATTCATTTATCGAAACGTAAGGTGGGTTGGACACAATTACATCAAAATTATTTTCAGGATTAAAGTCTTTAATGTCTGCATTCACAAATTTTATTCTTTCATCCAGATTATTAAGTTTTTCATTTTCTTTTGCAAGATTTATAGAATCAGGACTAATATCAATTGTTGTAACTGTTGATTCGGGAAATAATTTTGCAAGACATATTGCAATGTTTCCACTTCCAGTTCCAATATCAAGGAAGGATAATTTATTTTCTTTGGGAAAATAGTTCAGAATTGTTTCTATCAATATTTCAGTTTCCTGCCGAGGGATTAGAACAGATTTATTTACCATGAACTCGAGTCCATAAAATTCAACTGATCCCAATATATATTGTAGCGGTTCAAATGATGACCGGCGTTTTAAGAACTCGCGGTATACTTTGATTTCCTCATCCTTCAAAGGTTTATCGAAAGACAGATACAAATCCAATCGTTTGCATTTTAAAATATGCGCGAGCATAATTTCTGCATTAATTCGTGGAGAATCTATTCCTTTTTTGTCCAAATAATCAGTTGTAAGTTGAATGCCTTCTAATACAGTCATAATCGGTTACTAATTTCTTTAAAGTAAAGATAGTGAAGGATAGCTAAAATGTAAATTGTTTATTATTTAGTTAACTCGTTTCAAAAATATATTTTGCTAAGCAGGAAGGCAATAAATAAATCCTTTGTTAATCCTAAATAGCTTTGACTTTTTAGTTTCAATATAATAAGTTGGAACTCATTAATAAACTTGATATTTGAATTTCATTTGGAGCTTATTTTTTTCGCAAACTAAAATAAGGTAATCATTCAATGGAATGGATACTTCTAATTATCTGGTTAGCAATCATTAATGGTGGTTTGGGTGGACAATATATTCTTAACTGGATGGGCACCCAGCCTAAGTACACAGGCGGTAAAGCATTAGATATTTCACCAGGAGTAATGACCTGGTGGAGAGAAATTTCAAAATTACTTTGGGCGGTTATAGCTGTAACTATTGAAATAATTCGTGGGAAGAAATTAAAATATTTTTGGCCTGGCATCATTTCAATGTACACTATTATTATTTGTGCATTTACCGGAGTTATAGAGAATATCGGATTTTTTTATCTTCCAAGGTATTATTCACCACATATTTATGCACCCTATCTTAACGTCTATTTAGCCTTTCTACCATTTTTCGGAAAATTTCTTTTCGATGCGGTAATTAGAAAGGAACATTGGATAGGAATTTCTCTTGTTATAATTGGTCTTGCAGTTCCACATATTCCCTGGATGATTGGAGAAATAAGAGATCCAAATGAAGTTTTGGATTTTAGCGCTATTATCTGGGTTATAATTATAAATTGCTGTCTTTTATCTCAACAGGTACTAAATAACAAAACTGTACAAACTGCAAAAGCGGGAGTTGGTCCAAATGCTTTAGTAGTATGGCGGGAAATATGGAAAATGGTTTTTATTTGTTCAGCTCTATTTATATTCCCCATTGTTGCAACTTTGTTAAGAGCAAATATTCCAGATAAGATTGAAGCATCAAAATTTGAAAATTCTGTACTCTTAAAACTTGATGAAAAGAAAAAAACTTATCTTCTTGATTATTATGATAAATCTGATAAAGAATATGTATTAAAAAATAATCTTCCTAAGGAAGTTGAAAATAATATTGAAACAATAATATCATCTACCGGATACCATAGATTTTTTGCTTTATTTCAAGGAAACATTATTCCCAATAACTGGTTACCGATTTTATTTGTAATTGCGGCTGGTTTTACTGGATACATTTATAGTTTTGGGTTTTTTAAGTTATCTAAATTTGCTGCTCACTTCTGGATGCCATATACAAACGTTTGGCTGGCTCTGCTTCCATTTGTAATGTTGTTGTTTGGCAAAAATGTAACTATTTATCAAATAGCAGGAGCCGTAGTAGTAACATCCGGATTGATGGTTGGAGTTTTAGACATTAGTCGTAATAAAGTTGAAGAGATTGAGAAAAAAATTAAATGATTAACTTTTAGTATTTTTTAACCAATGAAACAAAAAGTTGATTTCAAAGTAATTATTGTAATTTTATTCGCAAGTTCAATCCTCGGTATATTATTTAATTTTTTCTATTCAAAAGGAATTTCCTTAATACGAAAAGAAAAAGTAATCGCCTGGGCGAAGGATTCGATTGTGAATGGAAATGTTGAAAGTGAAATTAAAGATAAAATAATTAGCGGAGTTAAAAAGAAAGAGAATATACAGTCAAAACAATTATCTGATGGAAAGAACAAAGACAACCAAATTCTTTTAAAACCAGCATTTATTTATTTGAAGCAAGCTTCCACTCTATTCAAATCAAAGAAAGCAATTTTTATAGATGCGCGCGATAAATGGGATTTTGCAGATGGACATATTCCAAATGCATTAAATATTCCAGAGTACAGTTTTGATAATAGCAATCCAATTTTACAAACAATTCCATTGGATAAGACAATCGTTACTTACTGTGGAGGTGATGATTGCGATATTAGTTCTAAACTCGCAGAAAATTTATTCGGTTTAGGTTACAAAAAAGTATTTATTTTTTTTGGTGGATGGAATGAATGGATAAAAGCCGGGTATCCGTCTGAGGTTAAATAGTGGAAGATGGAATAAGGTTGATGGAATGTAATTACGGTTTATCAATAATAATATTTAACGTAAATTTTAGTATCGAAACAACATTCGTGAATTTATGAAAGAAATTATTTCTAATAAATATTTGCTTCTTGTTTCAAGACTTGTATTAGGATTTATATTTATATACGCCGCTGTTGAAAAGATTGCCGATCCTTCTGGATTTGCAGATTCAATTTATAACTATAAAATTCTTCCACCTTATTTTATAAATATTATTGCAATTGTTATTCCCTGGATTGAATTTATTGCAGGTTTGTTTTTAATATTTGGAGTAGCAATAAAGGAAAACGCTTTCATTATAAATACATTTCTGGTTTTATTTTTATTTCTTATCACCATTAGTCTATTTAGAGGATTGAATATTGATT
Coding sequences within:
- the prmC gene encoding peptide chain release factor N(5)-glutamine methyltransferase, whose product is MTVLEGIQLTTDYLDKKGIDSPRINAEIMLAHILKCKRLDLYLSFDKPLKDEEIKVYREFLKRRSSFEPLQYILGSVEFYGLEFMVNKSVLIPRQETEILIETILNYFPKENKLSFLDIGTGSGNIAICLAKLFPESTVTTIDISPDSINLAKENEKLNNLDERIKFVNADIKDFNPENNFDVIVSNPPYVSINEYKTLQPEIVNYEPANAISDFGNGLKFYELISEKANLILNKPGYLFFEVGKGQHSDVKIIFEKNNFRNVIVKKDFLNIERVVYGELV
- a CDS encoding rhodanese-like domain-containing protein, translating into MKQKVDFKVIIVILFASSILGILFNFFYSKGISLIRKEKVIAWAKDSIVNGNVESEIKDKIISGVKKKENIQSKQLSDGKNKDNQILLKPAFIYLKQASTLFKSKKAIFIDARDKWDFADGHIPNALNIPEYSFDNSNPILQTIPLDKTIVTYCGGDDCDISSKLAENLFGLGYKKVFIFFGGWNEWIKAGYPSEVK
- a CDS encoding DoxX family membrane protein, with amino-acid sequence MKEIISNKYLLLVSRLVLGFIFIYAAVEKIADPSGFADSIYNYKILPPYFINIIAIVIPWIEFIAGLFLIFGVAIKENAFIINTFLVLFLFLITISLFRGLNIDCGCFGTVGGESVGIKKIIEDVLLLLLGIQIYYFDSKSFSINSIKTNGIKNQ